From Rhodobium gokarnense, a single genomic window includes:
- a CDS encoding TAXI family TRAP transporter solute-binding subunit, with the protein MKLLKHALVAGICAVALAGTANAETRVTYKSAKSSSSYYQMGVQIAEAVKAGTNGDIIVTVEESQGSVQNVMEAAVRTGNYVFTTPPALVELAHNGKAMFEGKANPKFDEIRALFPIPSLTMHFVMRADTGAKSISDLAGKSILLGKGSFGAREGAKYLKIFDLEDKVALASVELNAAVAALKNKQIDGFVTAGSYPAPNVIEAAASTGVTLISMTDDEVGRTKRTKLVIPAGTYAGVDTDTVTTSLPVIAYTTTDMDDATAYELTKTYWEEKAKMGDANPWWKGVDGEMVANIYGKIHPGALKYYDEAGIAVPERSR; encoded by the coding sequence ATGAAACTTCTGAAGCACGCCCTTGTCGCCGGCATCTGCGCCGTTGCGCTCGCCGGCACGGCAAACGCCGAGACCCGCGTCACCTACAAGTCCGCCAAGTCTTCGTCGTCCTACTACCAGATGGGCGTCCAGATCGCCGAGGCGGTCAAGGCCGGCACCAACGGCGACATCATCGTCACCGTGGAGGAGAGCCAGGGCTCGGTCCAGAACGTCATGGAAGCGGCCGTGCGCACCGGCAACTACGTCTTCACGACGCCGCCGGCGCTGGTCGAGCTCGCCCACAATGGCAAGGCGATGTTCGAGGGCAAGGCCAACCCGAAATTCGACGAGATCCGCGCCCTCTTCCCGATCCCGTCCCTGACCATGCATTTCGTCATGCGCGCCGACACCGGCGCCAAGTCCATCTCCGACCTCGCCGGCAAGAGCATCCTCCTCGGCAAGGGCTCGTTCGGCGCCCGCGAAGGCGCGAAGTATCTGAAGATCTTCGACCTTGAGGACAAGGTGGCGCTGGCCAGCGTCGAGCTCAACGCCGCCGTTGCCGCGCTGAAGAACAAGCAGATCGACGGCTTCGTCACCGCCGGCTCCTACCCGGCCCCGAACGTCATCGAGGCCGCTGCCAGCACCGGCGTCACCCTGATCTCCATGACCGACGACGAGGTCGGCCGCACCAAGCGCACCAAGCTCGTCATCCCTGCCGGCACCTATGCCGGTGTCGACACCGACACCGTCACCACCTCGCTGCCGGTGATCGCCTACACCACGACCGACATGGACGACGCCACCGCCTATGAGCTGACCAAGACCTATTGGGAAGAAAAGGCCAAGATGGGCGACGCCAATCCGTGGTGGAAGGGCGTCGACGGCGAGATGGTCGCCAACATCTACGGCAAGATCCATCCGGGCGCGTTGAAGTACTACGACGAGGCCGGCATCGCCGTGCCCGAACGCTCCCGCTGA
- a CDS encoding TRAP transporter permease, with protein sequence MIHSLTLRSRIFFAALGAASIAFHLGLIFYGLAPNLIARPIHMMLALPFVFLFAAKGMASRITGSVFLAAGLFCCAWIVVNQESLGDQYGSLYGTYQIAIASVLLLVVLEMARRAIGWPLPLVAALALAYGLLGQYLPGEFGHPGLPVASFLGTLTIAEGGVWGSLTGISVNIVAVFIIMGAVLNAGEAGQGFMNLAAAAAGRLTGGAAKVSVLSSALFGSISGSASANVASTGAVTLPAMKRLGYPPALAGAVEAVASSGGQIMPPLMGAGAFVMVELTGTPYTGIIAAAFLPAILYFLAVWVGINAFAQRHELPGLSEADRPAPKTVLITTAFFAVPFFVLLERMFIGDYTPQYAASVAILAAFVMLFFDARLTLSVPRTVARLEEVALNTGKQVAVVASIILCASIVIGVLGQTGLGVKITSLILSASSDMLWPALLLTALACLILGMEVPTTAAYVICVSVAGPALQELGLEPLQAHLFVFWFALLSTITPPVCGAVFIAAGMVGEDWLKVAGRAMLLGVGLYLIPLGMIANPALIGFAAAPFMAILAAVKIGVALSAISFGIIAPRVWWQRVGLVAVGAVLLFI encoded by the coding sequence GTGATCCATTCCCTGACGCTCCGGAGCCGCATTTTCTTTGCGGCCCTCGGGGCGGCATCCATTGCCTTCCATCTCGGCCTCATCTTCTACGGCCTCGCCCCGAACCTGATCGCGCGGCCCATCCACATGATGCTGGCCCTGCCCTTCGTGTTCCTGTTCGCGGCCAAGGGGATGGCAAGCCGCATCACCGGCAGCGTGTTCCTCGCCGCCGGCCTCTTCTGCTGCGCCTGGATCGTCGTCAATCAGGAAAGCCTCGGCGACCAGTACGGCTCGCTCTACGGCACCTACCAGATCGCCATCGCCTCGGTGCTGCTGCTGGTGGTGCTTGAGATGGCGCGCCGGGCCATCGGCTGGCCGCTGCCGCTGGTCGCGGCGCTTGCCCTTGCCTACGGCCTCCTCGGCCAGTATCTGCCCGGCGAATTCGGCCATCCCGGCCTTCCCGTCGCCAGCTTCCTCGGCACGCTGACCATTGCGGAGGGCGGCGTCTGGGGCAGCCTCACCGGCATCTCGGTCAACATCGTCGCCGTCTTCATCATCATGGGCGCCGTGCTGAATGCCGGCGAGGCCGGCCAGGGTTTTATGAACTTGGCCGCTGCCGCGGCCGGTCGCCTGACGGGAGGCGCCGCGAAAGTCTCGGTGCTGTCCTCCGCCCTCTTCGGCTCGATCTCCGGCTCTGCCTCGGCCAATGTCGCCTCCACAGGCGCCGTCACCCTGCCGGCCATGAAGCGCCTCGGCTATCCGCCGGCACTCGCCGGTGCGGTCGAAGCGGTCGCGTCCTCCGGCGGCCAGATCATGCCACCGCTGATGGGCGCCGGCGCCTTCGTCATGGTGGAACTCACCGGCACGCCCTATACCGGCATCATCGCCGCCGCCTTCCTGCCGGCGATCCTGTACTTCCTCGCCGTCTGGGTCGGCATCAACGCCTTCGCACAGCGCCACGAGCTGCCCGGCCTGTCGGAGGCCGACCGGCCGGCGCCGAAGACCGTGCTGATCACCACCGCGTTCTTCGCCGTCCCCTTCTTCGTCCTCCTGGAACGCATGTTCATCGGCGACTACACGCCGCAATACGCGGCAAGCGTCGCCATCCTGGCCGCCTTCGTCATGCTGTTCTTCGACGCAAGGCTGACGCTCTCGGTCCCGCGCACCGTCGCGCGGCTGGAAGAGGTCGCGCTCAACACCGGCAAGCAGGTGGCGGTCGTCGCTTCGATTATCCTGTGCGCCAGCATCGTCATCGGCGTCCTCGGCCAGACCGGCCTCGGCGTCAAGATCACGTCGCTGATCCTCTCGGCGTCCAGCGACATGCTGTGGCCGGCCCTGCTCCTGACGGCGCTCGCCTGCCTGATCCTCGGCATGGAGGTGCCGACAACGGCGGCCTACGTCATCTGCGTGTCCGTCGCCGGGCCGGCACTGCAGGAACTGGGGCTGGAGCCGCTGCAGGCGCATCTCTTCGTGTTCTGGTTCGCACTGCTGTCGACCATCACGCCGCCGGTCTGCGGCGCGGTCTTCATTGCGGCGGGAATGGTCGGGGAGGACTGGCTGAAGGTCGCCGGGCGCGCCATGCTTCTCGGCGTCGGGCTCTATCTGATCCCGCTCGGCATGATCGCCAACCCGGCGCTCATCGGCTTTGCAGCGGCGCCTTTCATGGCGATCCTCGCCGCCGTCAAGATCGGCGTCGCGCTCTCCGCCATCTCCTTCGGCATCATCGCGCCGCGGGTGTGGTGGCAGAGGGTCGGCCTCGTCGCCGTCGGCGCGGTGCTGCTTTTCATCTGA